In a genomic window of Ipomoea triloba cultivar NCNSP0323 chromosome 3, ASM357664v1:
- the LOC116014225 gene encoding uncharacterized protein LOC116014225 — protein sequence MHTSAQISRILCLMICPSTLSSRAAHAYVFQLLTIHTYIIHTRYCRMVALDSLDEYLFSASRACCSPLAIFVQIQGYAICLLLALGWSLAAYVRRREIRTIKDRIKRGNSFAFLCKDINELEHSNQINLPRVSVVMPLKGFREHNLHNWRSQITSLFGGPLEFLFVVESTKDPAYSAVQKLLADYQDEVDAKIVVAGLSKTCSQKIHNQLFGVEKMHKDTKYVLFLDDDVRLHPGSIGALTVEMEKNPEIFIQTGYPLDLPSGSLGSYCIYEYHMPCSMGFATGGKTFFLWGGCMMMHADDFRIDRHGVVSQLRDGGYSDDMTLAAIAGANKRLITSPPVAVFPHPLATDLTFPRYWNYLRKQTFVLESYTTKVNWFMNRALFVTHCYLSWGFIAPYFMAGFHVAAGLRQYFKGFSPEESVSTFTGLSLAICLAICSIIELLSMGNLTRIEVKLCNLLSPEAPPLSLYTYNWCLVFMAMLVDNFLYPICAFRSYFSKSINWSGIRYHLRNGKISKIDRHKDIVPKYTDLGGKKLRWRGGPPKVSIISSLCSSLVCWRQRSAKEV from the exons ATGCACACCTCCGCCCAAATCTCCCGCATTCTTTGTTTAATGATTTGCCCTAGCACATTATCTTCCCGCGCTGCACACGCTTACGTATTTCAACTTCTAacgatacatacatacattatacatacacGTTATTGTAGAATGGTGGCACTCGATTCTTTAGACGAGTATCTGTTTTCTGCGAGCAGAGCGTGTTGTAGTCCGCTCGCTATTTTCGTTCAGATCCAG GGATATGCCATCTGCCTACTCCTTGCCCTTGGATGGTCTTTAGCTGCTTATGTAAG GAGACGGGAGATTAGAACGATAAAGGATAGAATAAAACGTGGTAATAGCTTTGCGTTCCTCTGTAAGGACATTAATGAGCTTGAGCATTCTAATCAAATCAACTTGCCAAGGGTGTCGGTTGTTATGCCCTTAAAAGGTTTTCGAGAACACAATCTACACAATTGGAGAAGTCAG ATTACATCACTTTTTGGTGGTCCATTGGagtttctttttgttgttgAGAGTACAAAAGACCCTGCTTACAGCGCTGTGCAGAAACTACTTGCAGATTATCAG GATGAGGTTGATGCAAAGATAGTTGTAGCAGGTCTGTCAAAAACTTGTAGCCAGAAGATTCACAATCAATTG TTTGGAGTGGAGAAGATGCATAAAGACACAAAGTATGTACTGTTCCTCGATGATGATGTAAGGTTGCATCCTGGTTCAATTGGTGCACTTACTGTTGAGATGGAAAAGAATCCTGAG ATCTTTATTCAAACAGGATATCCTCTTGATTTACCTTCTGGAAGTCTCGGGAGCTACTGCATTTATGAGTATCACATG CCCTGTTCAATGGGATTTGCTACTGGTGGAAAAACATTCTTCTTGTGGGGAGGATGTATGATG ATGCATGCAGATGATTTTAGAATAGATCGCCATGGTGTTGTTTCGCAGCTTCGAGATGGTGGCTACTCAGATGATATGACACTTGCAGCTATAGCCG GTGCTAATAAGAGGCTCATCACTTCACCACCTGTTGCAGTCTTTCCTCATCCGCTTGCAACTGATCTTACCTTCCCGAG GTACTGGAATTATTTAAGGAAGCAAACATTTGTCTTGGAGTCGTACACAACAAAAGTTAATTGGTTTATGAACCGTGCATTATTTGTTACCCACTGCTATCTGTCATGGGGATTTATAGCTCCATATTTCATGGCTGGGTTTCACGTTGCAGCAGGGCTAAGGCAATACTTTAAAGGTTTTTCCCCCGAGGAATCGGTCTCCACATTCACAG GTTTGTCACTGGCAATCTGCCTTGCCATATGCTCAATAATTGAACTTCTTTCCATGGGGAACTTGACAAGAATAGAGGTGAAGTTGTGCAATCTGCTTTCTCCGGAGGCACCTCCACTATCACTCTATACTTATAACTGGTGTCTC GTTTTTATGGCAATGCTGGTAGACAATTTCCTATACCCCATCTGTGCATTCCGTTCATATTTTTCAAAGTCCATCAATTGGTCTGGCATTCGATATCATTTGAGGAATGGGAAGATCAGCAAG ATTGATAGGCACAAGGATATTGTTCCTAAAT
- the LOC116014239 gene encoding probable 3-hydroxyisobutyrate dehydrogenase-like 1, mitochondrial, whose amino-acid sequence MELFLEVLQFIPDKPDIQNMRLLSLFRSLHYSNTKAHTVSTRFAARIRSMATAIDAVNPSNTRLGWIGTGVMGRSMCGHLIKAGYKLTVFTRTPSKAQELISMGAQWAETPKSVAAQSDVVFSIVGYPSDVRHVILDPNSGALSGLGQGGVVVDLTTSEPSLAVEIYSAATSAGCSAIDAPVSGGDRGARNAALSIFAGGDETLVQRLSPIFSLMGRVYYMGAPGKGQFTKLANQITIASGMVGLCEGLIYAHKAGLDLELYLSAISTGAAGSKSLDLYGNRILSRDLDPGFYVNHFVKDLGICLKECQNMGLSLPGLALAQQLYLSLKAHGEGDLGTQALVLALERLNNVSLSSSSKGKA is encoded by the coding sequence ATGGAATTATTTTTGGAGGTTTTACAATTTATACCAGATAAACCCGACATCCAAAACATGAGACTCTTATCGCTCTTCCGTTCACTCCACTACTCCAACACCAAAGCTCACACTGTCTCGACCCGATTCGCCGCCCGTATCCGCTCCATGGCCACCGCTATCGATGCCGTCAATCCGTCGAACACTCGGCTGGGATGGATTGGCACCGGCGTGATGGGCCGATCAATGTGTGGCCACTTGATTAAGGCGGGATATAAGCTCACCGTCTTCACCAGGACTCCGAGCAAAGCCCAAGAGCTCATTTCCATGGGGGCGCAGTGGGCTGAAACTCCGAAATCCGTCGCTGCTCAATCCGACGTCGTATTCTCCATCGTCGGCTACCCCTCCGACGTCCGCCACGTCATCCTCGATCCCAATTCCGGCGCCCTCTCCGGCCTAGGTCAAGGCGGCGTCGTGGTGGACCTGACCACCTCCGAGCCCTCCCTCGCGGTTGAAATCTACTCCGCCGCGACCTCCGCCGGCTGCTCCGCGATAGATGCCCCCGTTTCGGGCGGCGATCGGGGAGCCCGCAACGCCGCGCTTTCAATCTTTGCCGGCGGGGACGAAACCCTAGTTCAGCGCCTCTCTCCCATCTTTTCCCTCATGGGTAGGGTTTATTACATGGGTGCCCCTGGAAAAGGCCAATTCACAAAACTAGCTAATCAAATAACCATAGCTTCGGGTATGGTTGGGCTTTGTGAAGGCCTTATATATGCCCACAAAGCTGGTTTGGACTTGGAACTATATCTCAGTGCAATTTCAACTGGAGCCGCGGGCTCAAAATCATTGGACTTGTATGGGAATAGAATACTGAGCAGAGATTTGGATCCCGGGTTTTATGTGAATCACTTTGTTAAGGATTTGGGTATCTGCTTAAAAGAATGCCAAAACATGGGTTTGTCATTGCCAGGATTGGCATTGGCTCAGCAGCTTTATCTATCACTTAAGGCTCATGGAGAGGGTGATTTAGGTACCCAAGCTCTTGTTTTGGCACTGGAAAGGCTTAACAATGTATCACTGTCAAGTTCTTCAAAAGGAAAAGCTTAG
- the LOC116014362 gene encoding receptor-like protein kinase 5 has translation MSTLSSTQINLIILPLVLFTLLFYGNCQPSINPERSILLEIKLHFSNPSNLSHWNSSSDHCTWPEITCADVSVTGIRLAYLMLNQTIPPSICDLKNLTILDLNHNLIPGPFPVALYNCSNLEYLDLSFNSFNGSIPTDINRLSPRLTAFNLSSNYFTDGIPPAIGGLKELKELQFATSFLSGSFPPEIGDLLNLEILVLDTNAFAPQEIPPSFTQLKKLRNLWITSSNLVGEIPESIGNMTALEYLALSENSLSGNIPNSLFLLKNLTIVYISVNKLSGSIPQSVEALDLYWIDFSNNTLTSKIPEDFGKLTKLEGLVLFMNQLSGEIPGSIGSLPALWDVRLFTNNLSGEIPADFGKYSKLQRFDVSTNNLVGSLPEGLCDNKVLSSITAFSNNLTGELPKSLGDCQTLESVRVEKNQLSGTIPDGLWAARSLSRFLISDNLFTGELPQKVAINLSLVDISNNRFSGEIPAGVSSWNNVVNFKASNNLFTGGIPQELTALQQLSVLWLDGNQLSGNLPSEIISWKSLTSLKCSRNQLSGEIPSALGLLQNLNELDLSGNQFSGEIPPNIGRLTLTSLNLSSNHLSGRIPDGLANAAFDKSFLNNPGLCATTSSFGLSICKVNTKKSDSKSVRIIAVFGSIAAALALVAVLYILFVLRKNWKMKEGLVPNWKLTPFHRLSFTESNILPNLLQHNVIGSGRSGEVYLVPLHQTGEKVAVKRIWNCKKLYQRLEKEFEAEVEILGTIRHANIVKLLCGISSEDSMLLVYEYMENRSLDLWLRPKFASLPHFQVLEWPTRLHIATGAAQGLCYMHHGCSPPIIHRDVKSSNVLLDSKFNAKIADFGLARMLIRPGEANAVSTFAGTFGYMAPEYAHTTKVNEKIDVYSFGVILLELVTGREPNDITADLSLAQWAWQHVQEGKPIADALDADIKKPQYLDDMQVVFKLGLYCTDRSPFRRPTMKDVLQVLLKCERQSTYADKKNGSEHDASPLLRNSGSERSSESEDDDEFKSIV, from the exons ATGTCCACTTTGTCATCAACCCAAATCAATCTCATCATCCTCCCACTTGTACTCTTCACTTTGCTCTTTTATGGAAACTGCCAGCCCAGTATCAATCCAGAAAGGTCAATTTTGCTTGAAATAAAGCTCCATTTTTCAAACCCATCCAATCTTTCCCACTGGAATTCATCCTCTGATCATTGTACTTGGCCGGAGATCACCTGTGCAGATGTCTCCGTCACCGGAATCCGGCTAGCCTACCTAATGCTTAACCAAACCATCCCACCATCCATATGTGACCTCAAAAACCTCACCATTCTTGATCTCAACCACAACCTCATCCCTGGGCCTTTCCCTGTAGCTCTCTACAATTGCTCAAATCTTGAATACTTGGACTTGTCTTTCAACTCCTTCAACGGCTCCATCCCAACTGATATTAACCGCCTTTCTCCCCGCCTCACGGCTTTTAACCTCTCCTCCAACTATTTCACTGATGGCATCCCACCAGCCATTGGAGGACTTAAGGAGTTAAAAGAGCTTCAATTTGCCACCTCCTTCTTAAGTGGCTCTTTCCCGCCAGAAATTGGTGACTTGTTGAATCTTGAAATTCTGGTTTTGGACACTAATGCATTTGCACCGCAGGAAATTCCACCAAGCTTTACTCAGTTGAAGAAACTGAGGAATCTATGGATCACAAGTTCAAATTTGGTTGGAGAAATCCCTGAGAGTATCGGCAACATGACAGCTTTGGAATACTTGGCTTTATCTGAAAATAGTCTGAGCGGTAACATTCCCAACAGCTTGTTTCTGCTAAAGAATTTGACAATAGTTTACATCTCTGTAAACAAATTGTCAGGTTCTATTCCTCAGTCAGTTGAGGCCTTGGATTTGTATTGGATTGATTTTTCCAATAACACCTTAACCAGCAAAATCCCTGAAGACTTTGGGAAGCTGACAAAATTGGAGGGGTTAGTTCTGTTCATGAATCAATTGTCGGGCGAAATTCCAGGAAGCATAGGTAGCTTGCCGGCATTGTGGGATGTGAGGCTGTTCACCAATAATCTGTCAGGTGAAATTCCAGCAGATTTTGGTAAATATTCGAAGCTGCAACGTTTCGATGTTTCCACAAACAATCTTGTGGGATCATTGCCTGAGGGGCTGTGTGATAACAAGGTGCTTTCTAGCATCACTGCTTTTAGCAACAACCTTACAGGTGAGCTTCCAAAGTCTCTTGGGGATTGTCAAACCTTGGAAAGTGTCAGAGTGGAAAAGAATCAACTTTCTGGTACAATTCCTGATGGTTTGTGGGCAGCTAGGAGTCTGTCAAGGTTCTTGATTAGTGATAACTTGTTTACTGGTGAGCTGCCACAAAAGGTTGCCATAAATTTATCTCTAGTGGATATTAGCAACAACCGATTTTCGGGTGAAATTCCTGCTGGAGTTTCTTCCTGGAATAATGTTGTTAACTTCAAGGCAAGCAATAATCTCTTTACTGGTGGAATCCCTCAAGAACTGACGGCTCTGCAACAGTTATCGGTTCTTTGGTTAGATGGGAATCAGCTTTCTGGGAATTTGCCGTCAGAAATTATCTCATGGAAGTCACTGACCTCCTTGAAATGCAGCAGGAATCAACTGTCTGGTGAAATCCCTTCAGCACTTGGTCTTTTGCAGAATCTTAATGAGTTGGACCTGTCTGGAAACCAATTTTCTGGGGAAATTCCACCCAATATAGGACGTTTGACGCTAACTTCACTCAACCTGTCTTCAAATCACCTCTCAGGGAGAATCCCAGATGGGCTTGCAAATGCAGCATTTGATAAGAGCTTCTTGAATAACCCTGGTCTTTGTGCAACCACCTCTTCATTTGGCCTCAGTATTTGTAAGGTGAATACCAAGAAATCTGATAGCAAATCAGTCAGAATTATAGCTGTTTTCGGAAGCATAGCAGCAGCCTTGGCTCTAGTCGCCGTTCTCTATATTCTGTTCGTTTTAAGAAAGAATTGGAAAATGAAGGAAGGATTGGTCCCGAATTGGAAGCTCACACCATTCCACAGGCTAAGCTTCACAGAATCAAACATTCTGCCAAATTTGTTACAACACAATGTGATTGGCAGTGGGAGATCAGGGGAAGTTTACCTGGTACCCTTACATCAAACAGGTGAAAAAGTTGCTGTTAAGAGGATCTGGAATTGCAAGAAGTTGTATCAAAGGCTCGAGAAGGAGTTCGAAGCAGAAGTGGAGATACTTGGCACGATTCGCCACGCAAACATAGTGAAACTCCTGTGTGGAATCTCTAGTGAAGACTCTATGCTTCTTGTGTATGAGTACATGGAAAATCGCAGCCTGGATTTATGGCTCAGACCAAAATTTGCAAGTCTTCCTCATTTCCAAGTCCTGGAATGGCCAACCAGGCTTCACATTGCCACCGGGGCAGCTCAGGGGCTATGCTATATGCATCACGGCTGCTCCCCGCCCATTATCCACAGAGATGTGAAATCAAGCAATGTGCTTTTAGACTCAAAGTTCAATGCCAAAATTGCAGATTTTGGTCTAGCAAGAATGCTGATCAGGCCTGGAGAAGCCAATGCAGTCTCAACATTCGCTGGCACTTTTGGCTACATGGCTCCAG AGTATGCACACACAACTAAAGTGAACGAGAAGATCGATGTGTACAGCTTCGGGGTGATCCTCTTGGAGCTCGTTACGGGAAGGGAACCCAACGATATCACTGCAGACTTGAGCCTGGCTCAATGGGCATGGCAACATGTCCAAGAAGGGAAACCCATAGCTGATGCACTAGATGCAGATATCAAGAAGCCACAGTACTTAGATGATATGCAAGTTGTGTTCAAACTTGGGTTATATTGTACTGACAGGTCTCCTTTCAGAAGACCTACCATGAAAGATGTGCTGCAAGTCCTGCTAAAATGCGAACGCCAATCAACATATGCAGACAAGAAAAATGGAAGCGAGCACGATGCTTCACCACTCCTTAGAAATTCAGGGAGTGAGAGGTCCTCTGAgagtgaagatgatgatgaatttaAGTCCATAGTGTGA